The genomic region CGTTGAGCGCTTCGTTGAGGATCAGCTCCTGTCCCTTGCGCAATCCTTTACCGCTCACGGAGGGATGAAGGCTGACCTTCATCTTGCGGCCCGACACGTAGACGTTGCCGGTGCCGTCCTGATTGAGACTGGAAAAGATCGCGTAGGTCGAGGGCGGCGCGGTCAGCTTTTCGACTTCGGCGCGCAAGGCTTCGATCTGCGCCTTGGCTTCCTGCAGCGTCAGGACGAGTTTTTCGTTTTGCTTGGTGGCTTGATCGAGCTGGTAGCGGGATTGATACAGCCGGCGGATTTCTTCCTCCATCGACTGGATCTGGACTCGAAGCTTCTCGGCTTCACGGGCATGTTCGTCATTGCGATGCATTACATCCGCCTCTCCATCGGACAACCGTTTCGTCATTCGCGTGACGGAATCGCGGAGGGACCGGAGTCGGCTCGGACTTCCCTTCTTCCCGCTCATCAGTGACCATCCAAGGAAGCGTCAATCCGTTTGCACCACACTGAAGTCCAAGTCTGCGTGGATTCTATCATCCGCTATTTTCACGGTCAACAGGACTGCGGGTTCCCGCGCGCACGGATCGCGCATTTGCGCCGAAGACGTCATCACGATGACGCCGCGTCGATCAGCTCGCGCGCGGCTCGTTCGACGTCGGGCGCCGACAGAATCGCCGCGATCACCGCGACGCCGAACGCACCGGCTCCGCGGACCTCGCGCGCGCGTTCCGCCGTCACGCCGCCGATGCCGAGAACCGGAATGCGCACCCGCGCGCAGATTTTTTCCAGCTCGTGCAGACCCAACGGCGGACCGAACGACACTTTCGACGGCGTTGCATAGATGGGACCGAAGACGACGTAGTCCGCGCCCTCCGATTCTGCGCGCAGCACCTCCTCTCCGGAATGAGCGGAGACGCCCACCACGCGATCGGGACCGACAAGCCGGCGCGCCACGGCGACCGGCAGGCTGTCGCTGCGCAAATGGACGCCGGTGTGTTCCGTGGCCAGGGCAAGATCGACACGATCGTTGATCAGCAGACGGCATCCCGCCGGATCGGCGAGTGCCCGGAGTTCCCGCGCAAGGGCCAGCAGCGCCCGGGTGGACAGATCCCGCTCGCGGACCTGCACCGCCGTGACGCCGCCGCGCAATGCCTGTTCCACGACCGAGCGCAGCGGCCGGCCGCCAGTCTGTTGCCGGTCCGTGACGAGAAGAAGACGGGAGTCGAAGCGGGGCATGGGCGCAGCGGCCGGAACCGGATGCCCGCCGGTCAGAGCATCCCCTCGATCGGGCTGCTCGCCGTCGCGTACAGTTTGCGCGGAATGCGGCCGGCCTTGTAGGCGAGCCGTCCCGCATGCACCGCGTACCGCATCGCTTCCGCCATGGCGATCGGATCCTGGGCCCCGGCGATCGCGGTATTCATCAACACGGCATCGGCGCCGTACTCCATGGCCAGCGCGGCATCGGACGCGGTCCCGACGCCGGCATCCACCACGATCGGCACCTTGACCGTCTCCATGATGATCTTCAGATTGTAAGGGTTGCGGATCCCCAGCCCCGACCCGATCGGCGCGGCGAGCGGCATGACCGCCGGGCAGCCGATGTCGACCAGCTTCTTGGCGACGATGGGGTCGTCGTTCGTGTAGGGCAATACGATGAACCCTTCCTTGACCAGAATCTTCGCGGCCTCGAGAAGGCCCACGGTATCGGGAAAGAGGGTCTTCTCGTCGCCCAGAACTTCCAGCTTGACCAGATCGGACACGCCGGCCGCCCGGGCCAGTCTGGCATACCGCACCGCGTCCTCCACCGTGTAGCAGCCGGCGGTATTCGGAAGGATGATGTACTTCTTCGGATCGAGGTAGTCGAGCAGGTTTTCCTTGGATCGATCCGTGATGTTGACCCGTCGGACGGCCACCGTGACGACGTCGGCTCCGGATACCTCGATTGCCTTCTTGGTTTCCTCGAAGTCCTTGTACTTGCCGGTTCCAACCCACAGCCGCGACTTGAACTCGCGGCCGGCAATCACCAAACGATCGTCATACATGGCTACCGCCCTTCTCCATTATATAAGGGAAGCCGCGTCGGCAATCCCGGTTCCGCCCCCGATGAACCCCAGGATTTCGACCCGGTCTCCGTCCTGAAGTCCCCGCCGATCAAACTCGGCGCGGTCCAGGATTTCCAAGTTGAGTTCCACGGCCACCCGTTCGGTCGTAATGGCGAGTTCGCGCAGCAGATCGCCGACGGTTCCGCCGGACTGAAAGCCTCGCGGCTCCCCGTTCACCCGAATGTGGATCGACTGATTCATCGGATTATCCTAGGTAACCGGAATTCCGATTGTCAACAAAGCCTCCCGCCTCCCTTGTCAGCGGACGCTCCAGGACGGCACAATGGGCCGTCGTGCACACGCCCATCAATAATCAGAAAATCGCCGCAACCTTTCGCGCCATGGCCGAGCTTCTGGCAAGCCGGCGGGCCAACCCCTATCGGGTCCGGGCCTACCGCCGGGCCGCCGACTCGGTCCTCAGCCTGGAAGAAGACCTGGCCTCGGTCGCTCAGCGGCAGGCGCTGGAAGACATTGACGGCATCGGACGGGAGCTGGCGGAAAAGATCGAGGAATTCCTGCGTACGGGAACCGTGAAATCGTACGAATCGCTGAAGACTCCCCTCCCCGACCCGGTCAAGGAATGGGCGGCTCTGCCCGGACTCTCGGATTCCCTCGTCACCTACCTGTACACGCGCCTCAGCATCACGACCCTGGAGGATCTCGAGCGGCTGGTCCGCTCCCACATGCTGCGCACGGTGCCGGGCTTCACCGGACCGGAAGACGCGCTGTTGAACGCGATCGCCTCGCTCCGCTCGCGGACGCAGCCTACGACGGACGCAGCTCCTTGAAGATCTTCCAGGTCTTGAGCATCTCCACCGCCTTCTGCAGCTGAACGTCCTGATCCATGGCAAGATCGCCCGACGGATCGGCCGACGGAGCCGCGGCCGGAGCGCTTCCGTTCTTGGTCGCAGCCTCTTCGGGCTTTGCGCCGGTGGATGGCTGCTCCTTCCCCGCTGCGGCGCCAGGTTTGGCCTTGGCGTCCGCGTCCTTCTCTCCCGGTTTGGCGTCAGCCTTCGCCACCGTGACCGGCGACTGCGGCTTCACGACGATGTCCGGCGTGATGCCGGTCGACTGGATCGATCGGCCTTTCGGCGTGTAGTACTTGGCGGTGGTCAGACGCAACCCGGATCCGTCACCCAAAGGAAGGATCGTCTGCACCGATCCCTTGCCGAACGACGTCGTGCCGACGATCACGGCGCGCCCGTAGTCTTGCAGCGCTCCGGCCACAATTTCCGACGCGCTCGCCGATCCCTCGTTGACCAGAATGATCATCGGCGCATCGTCCATCTGATCCCTGCCCTTGGCGAACCATTCGTCCTTCTTGCTCTCGCGGCCCTTCGTATAGACCACGAGTTTGCCGTTCGGCAGGAACTGCTCAGAAACTTCCACGGCCGCCGTCAGCAGGCCGCCCGGATTGTTCCGGAGATCGAGGATGGTGGACTGGAGCTTCTGTTCCTTGAACTGCTTCAGCACACGGCTGAGATCCCGGCCCGTGGCTTCCTGGAACTGCGTCAGCCGTACGTAGCCGATGTTGTCCATCACCTTCGACTTGACGCTCTCGATTTTGATCGTGTCGCGCACGAGCGTGAACTGGAGCGGATCCGTCGTGCCATCCCGTTGAATCGTGAGATTCACCTTGGAGCCCTTGGGACCGCGCATCTTCTGCACCGCGTCCATCAGTGTGAGGTCCTTGGTCGTCTCGTCGTTGACCTTCGTGATGTAGTCGCCCGCCTTGATGCCGGCGCGGAACGCCGGGGTGCCCTCGATGGGCGCGATGACCGCCAGCCGATTCTCCTTCACCCCGATCTGGATGCCGACGCCCCCGAACTCGCCTTTCGTCTCGACCTGCATCTCCTTGTACATCTCGGGCGTCATGTAGGCCGAATGGGGATCGAGCGTGGACAGCATCCCGCGGATCGCGCCCTGAACGAGATCTTTCACTTTCGTTTCATCGACGTAGTTTTTTTGAACCTGGGTCAGGACCTCGGAGAAGGTCTTCAACTCCTCGTACGTCTCGGTGGCATGGCCGGTGCGCTCCCATCCCTTGCCGATCACGACTCCGAAGACCAGAGCCAGACCGATCACCGGACTCAACATCCAGAATCGCCGCCGTGGATACCGTTCCATAAGCCTCAATCCTTTCCTTCCGGACAGACCGCCTTCCGACTCTGTCCCAGCCTCCGAGAGCCGACGTTCCGAGTCCGGATCTCGCGCGCACTCATGTTACCGTTTCGTCAACCATTGCATGGGATCGACCGCTTCGGTCCCTTCCCGCAGTTCGAAGTATAAAGTATTTTCCTTCGTCATGCCCGTATCTCCGGTCTCCCCGATGGCCTGGTTCGCCGTCACCTGCGCGCCCACCGTGGTCAGAATTTTCGAGGCGTGCGCGTACAGGGAAAAGAACCCGTTGGCATGATCCAGGATTATAACGAGTCCGTAGCCTTTCAACCAGTCCGCATAGACGACCGTCCCCTGCATGACGGCATGGATGAGGCTTCCCTCGCTTGCGCGGATCTCGATTCCCTTCCGCTGGACGTAGGTATTGAATGTGGGGTGCTTCTGGCGGCCGAAATACGAAATGACGCTGCCGTCCACCGGCCATGGAAGCATCCCTTTCACGCCCCGGTGCTGGGTGCCGGCGACCGGCGGCCTCGCCAAGGCCGCGCGCCGCCGCTGCTCCAATTCACGCAGCAGGCTGTCGATCCTGACCGCGGATTTTTCCAGTTCCTGCAGGGCCCGTTCCGAGGACTCCTTTTCCTGCGTAATCTTCGTCAGATAGACCTTCTTCTCTTTTTTGACCGAGCTCATCTCATGAAGCTGCTTCTCGGTACTCTGCTTGTAGACCCTCATGCCCGCGCGCGCCGATTCCCGCTGCCGCTCGGCCTCCTCCATGTCGTTGACGTCTGATTTGAACGTCTCGAGCAGGGCGTAGTCGCGCTCGGAGACGGCAGACAGGTACTGAAGCCTGCGCTGGAAGTCGCCGTACGAATCGGACGCCAGCAGGGTCTTCCAATACCCAGACCGCCCTTCCATATATTGCACGCGCAGACGCGCCAGAATGGCGTCCCGTCTCTGCCGGATGCTTCCCTGCAGCTTGGTGATCTGCTGGTTGATGGTCTCGATTTCCTGATCCTTCTTGCGGATCTTGCGGCTGACGTCCTGGTTCGCGTGTCTCACCTGCACGAGCCGCTCGTCGAGCGTCTGGAGCCCCTGAAGCAGGGAGTCGCGCTTCTTGCCCGCCTCGTCCGCCTGTTTCCGCTTTTCCTCGATTTGATCCTTCAGGCGTTCGAGCATCTTGCGCTCTTTCTCGATCTTGTCGC from Nitrospira japonica harbors:
- the thiE gene encoding thiamine phosphate synthase — translated: MPRFDSRLLLVTDRQQTGGRPLRSVVEQALRGGVTAVQVRERDLSTRALLALARELRALADPAGCRLLINDRVDLALATEHTGVHLRSDSLPVAVARRLVGPDRVVGVSAHSGEEVLRAESEGADYVVFGPIYATPSKVSFGPPLGLHELEKICARVRIPVLGIGGVTAERAREVRGAGAFGVAVIAAILSAPDVERAARELIDAASS
- a CDS encoding thiazole synthase; protein product: MYDDRLVIAGREFKSRLWVGTGKYKDFEETKKAIEVSGADVVTVAVRRVNITDRSKENLLDYLDPKKYIILPNTAGCYTVEDAVRYARLARAAGVSDLVKLEVLGDEKTLFPDTVGLLEAAKILVKEGFIVLPYTNDDPIVAKKLVDIGCPAVMPLAAPIGSGLGIRNPYNLKIIMETVKVPIVVDAGVGTASDAALAMEYGADAVLMNTAIAGAQDPIAMAEAMRYAVHAGRLAYKAGRIPRKLYATASSPIEGML
- the thiS gene encoding sulfur carrier protein ThiS produces the protein MNQSIHIRVNGEPRGFQSGGTVGDLLRELAITTERVAVELNLEILDRAEFDRRGLQDGDRVEILGFIGGGTGIADAASLI
- a CDS encoding histidinol-phosphatase, whose protein sequence is MHTPINNQKIAATFRAMAELLASRRANPYRVRAYRRAADSVLSLEEDLASVAQRQALEDIDGIGRELAEKIEEFLRTGTVKSYESLKTPLPDPVKEWAALPGLSDSLVTYLYTRLSITTLEDLERLVRSHMLRTVPGFTGPEDALLNAIASLRSRTQPTTDAAP
- a CDS encoding S41 family peptidase, which translates into the protein MERYPRRRFWMLSPVIGLALVFGVVIGKGWERTGHATETYEELKTFSEVLTQVQKNYVDETKVKDLVQGAIRGMLSTLDPHSAYMTPEMYKEMQVETKGEFGGVGIQIGVKENRLAVIAPIEGTPAFRAGIKAGDYITKVNDETTKDLTLMDAVQKMRGPKGSKVNLTIQRDGTTDPLQFTLVRDTIKIESVKSKVMDNIGYVRLTQFQEATGRDLSRVLKQFKEQKLQSTILDLRNNPGGLLTAAVEVSEQFLPNGKLVVYTKGRESKKDEWFAKGRDQMDDAPMIILVNEGSASASEIVAGALQDYGRAVIVGTTSFGKGSVQTILPLGDGSGLRLTTAKYYTPKGRSIQSTGITPDIVVKPQSPVTVAKADAKPGEKDADAKAKPGAAAGKEQPSTGAKPEEAATKNGSAPAAAPSADPSGDLAMDQDVQLQKAVEMLKTWKIFKELRPS
- a CDS encoding murein hydrolase activator EnvC family protein, whose translation is MRHWTAGFLLAACLVSSLGAASQVSADAISDKIEKERKMLERLKDQIEEKRKQADEAGKKRDSLLQGLQTLDERLVQVRHANQDVSRKIRKKDQEIETINQQITKLQGSIRQRRDAILARLRVQYMEGRSGYWKTLLASDSYGDFQRRLQYLSAVSERDYALLETFKSDVNDMEEAERQRESARAGMRVYKQSTEKQLHEMSSVKKEKKVYLTKITQEKESSERALQELEKSAVRIDSLLRELEQRRRAALARPPVAGTQHRGVKGMLPWPVDGSVISYFGRQKHPTFNTYVQRKGIEIRASEGSLIHAVMQGTVVYADWLKGYGLVIILDHANGFFSLYAHASKILTTVGAQVTANQAIGETGDTGMTKENTLYFELREGTEAVDPMQWLTKR